The Parashewanella spongiae genome has a window encoding:
- a CDS encoding tetratricopeptide repeat protein, whose amino-acid sequence MDFRYLVLGLLLWLPNVHSSPMKQMDELVPLISQSPSKAYEKINYLQSKQSDTLSPRESLRLNVLKCFTLITLGESKAAINLALLGAAKAKSSNISEAQPYFLTCMSEANIDLGNFKEGLPLLDTSIALSKEYQQPQALSYALRMRAQHGTNSEDYGSVIEDLRLMLDVYRDIFTQKNNWFWSSEAYIYLTAANFWYSSGDLENGLKYLSLSLNAKDSIGAIHHRILLTASKINFHTNNFEISKAQLTEAKASISSLDSSLEMAYSYAIIASIHVDFGQFNQAESFVLLALTKMKSRFKFIDVMRVNRLLAQIKFSQGKPEEALKLMKTIVAQANRLKQYGDLKEFYHILKDYYLSQNDYPKAYEYLNKALEATNEANKTLNSARFIQYKARLDRQAALNNKDKFSEFKSKPTRNLLYDQWMIVAATFVTLIIIALFVLGNHRKKLATKRKAKANEKRTIFTQLDEILNQAKFNEYPLSLLLVDISKLTDNQYEKLEQGGNDVLREQDFMVRYSDTEWLILLPHTTNAGCHRIIRQFQINLKQYTNDEHIFGMSSLQQFDSLDSLIKRANLDRLTQFKNRQIRVNSFESQAS is encoded by the coding sequence ATGGATTTTCGTTACTTAGTACTGGGACTACTTTTGTGGTTGCCCAATGTACATTCCTCTCCAATGAAACAAATGGATGAATTGGTTCCTTTAATTAGTCAATCTCCTTCAAAAGCTTACGAAAAGATAAATTATTTACAGTCTAAACAATCTGATACTCTCTCACCAAGAGAATCTCTTCGATTAAATGTTTTAAAGTGTTTTACTTTAATCACATTAGGCGAAAGTAAAGCTGCAATTAATCTCGCTTTACTCGGTGCAGCAAAAGCAAAAAGCTCAAATATTAGTGAAGCTCAACCTTACTTTCTTACATGCATGTCAGAAGCTAATATTGATCTTGGAAATTTTAAAGAAGGTCTCCCTCTACTTGACACATCAATTGCACTCTCTAAAGAATATCAACAACCGCAAGCATTATCCTACGCATTAAGAATGCGGGCTCAGCATGGTACCAACTCAGAAGATTATGGTTCCGTAATTGAAGATTTACGTCTCATGTTAGATGTTTATAGAGATATTTTTACCCAAAAAAATAACTGGTTTTGGTCATCTGAAGCTTATATATACTTAACTGCAGCAAATTTTTGGTATTCCTCTGGAGATCTAGAAAATGGCCTTAAATACCTTAGCTTATCCTTGAATGCTAAAGATTCTATTGGTGCTATTCATCACAGAATATTATTAACGGCCTCTAAAATTAATTTTCATACTAACAACTTTGAAATAAGTAAAGCGCAATTAACAGAAGCGAAAGCTTCCATTTCTAGTCTCGACTCGTCCTTAGAAATGGCATACAGCTACGCTATAATTGCATCAATTCATGTTGATTTTGGTCAATTCAATCAAGCTGAAAGTTTTGTTTTATTGGCACTAACGAAAATGAAAAGCCGTTTTAAATTCATCGACGTTATGAGAGTAAACCGTTTACTTGCTCAAATAAAGTTTTCACAAGGAAAGCCCGAAGAAGCTTTGAAATTGATGAAAACCATTGTTGCTCAAGCAAATAGACTTAAACAATATGGTGATCTTAAAGAGTTTTACCACATCCTAAAAGATTATTATTTATCGCAAAACGATTATCCAAAAGCTTACGAGTATTTAAACAAAGCATTAGAAGCCACCAACGAAGCCAACAAAACGCTCAACAGTGCCCGTTTTATACAATACAAAGCAAGGTTAGATAGACAAGCCGCATTAAACAACAAGGATAAATTTTCTGAGTTTAAATCCAAACCGACTCGCAATTTACTTTACGATCAGTGGATGATAGTGGCAGCGACATTCGTTACTTTGATAATCATCGCTTTGTTTGTTTTGGGGAATCACCGCAAAAAACTGGCCACTAAACGTAAAGCCAAAGCCAATGAAAAAAGAACAATCTTCACTCAACTTGATGAAATATTGAATCAAGCAAAGTTTAACGAGTACCCACTATCTTTACTGCTTGTCGATATTTCAAAACTCACAGATAATCAATATGAAAAATTAGAGCAAGGCGGTAACGATGTACTCAGAGAGCAAGATTTCATGGTTCGTTACTCTGATACTGAATGGCTCATTTTACTCCCTCACACTACTAACGCTGGTTGCCATAGAATCATTCGTCAGTTTCAAATTAACCTGAAACAATATACCAATGACGAACACATTTTTGGTATGAGTTCACTGCAACAGTTTGATAGTTTGGACAGTTTGATCAAGCGAGCCAATTTAGACCGATTAACTCAGTTTAAAAACCGTCAAATCCGCGTTAACTCGTTTGAGTCGCAAGCGTCCTAA
- the rarD gene encoding EamA family transporter RarD — protein MPDTEHRKGVALALCAYFLWGIAPLYFKLIDTVAATEILLHRVIWSFLFMLILMYFIGGFSNFKRLFNHPKQLAVLCVTSVLIAGNWLLFIWAVNNDHMLDASLGYFINPLLNVLIGLIVWGERLQRLQWIAVGLALTGVLVQLISFGSIPLVSLALAGSFSIYGLLRKKVNVDAKTGLLVETAILLPIALIYIGYQLLYGDMAFFSHPLTLNMQLMLAGVVTSIPLLCFAGAAIRIPFSVLGFFQYIGPSLMFIIGTMIYQEPFNLEKGITFGFIWAALLAFTSNMYLNYRKTSKRRKTV, from the coding sequence ATGCCCGACACTGAACACCGCAAAGGCGTTGCACTTGCCCTTTGTGCTTATTTCCTTTGGGGAATTGCTCCATTGTATTTCAAACTAATTGATACAGTTGCCGCGACGGAAATTTTATTGCATCGCGTCATTTGGTCATTTTTATTCATGCTTATATTGATGTATTTTATAGGCGGCTTTAGCAATTTTAAGCGCCTATTTAACCATCCTAAACAGCTTGCAGTGCTATGTGTCACTTCAGTATTAATCGCCGGCAATTGGTTATTGTTTATTTGGGCTGTGAATAATGATCATATGCTTGACGCAAGCTTGGGTTATTTTATCAATCCACTGCTGAATGTGCTAATCGGGTTAATTGTTTGGGGAGAGCGACTGCAACGTCTTCAATGGATTGCTGTGGGTCTTGCTTTGACAGGCGTATTGGTGCAATTGATATCGTTTGGTTCAATCCCACTCGTATCTCTCGCCTTAGCGGGCTCTTTCAGCATTTACGGTTTATTGAGAAAGAAAGTCAATGTGGATGCTAAAACCGGGTTACTTGTTGAGACGGCAATACTGCTACCGATTGCGCTCATTTATATTGGTTATCAGTTACTATATGGTGATATGGCTTTCTTTAGTCACCCTTTGACGCTGAATATGCAGTTGATGCTTGCAGGAGTCGTAACATCCATTCCCTTATTGTGTTTTGCTGGTGCCGCAATTCGGATCCCGTTTTCAGTATTAGGTTTTTTTCAATATATTGGACCAAGCTTGATGTTTATTATCGGTACTATGATTTATCAAGAACCGTTTAATTTAGAAAAAGGCATTACTTTTGGTTTCATTTGGGCAGCATTGCTTGCATTTACAAGTAACATGTATTTGAACTACCGTAAAACCTCAAAACGGCGAAAAACCGTTTAA
- the rpmG gene encoding 50S ribosomal protein L33: MAKTKGNREKIKLVSSAKTGHFYTTEKNKRNMPEKMEIKKFDPVIRQHVMYKESKIK; encoded by the coding sequence ATGGCTAAAACTAAAGGTAATCGCGAGAAGATCAAATTAGTTTCAAGTGCTAAAACTGGTCACTTCTACACTACTGAAAAGAACAAACGTAATATGCCTGAAAAGATGGAGATCAAAAAGTTTGATCCTGTAATCCGTCAGCACGTTATGTACAAAGAATCAAAAATTAAATAA
- the recQ gene encoding DNA helicase RecQ gives MPDTVVHNAADPLSDCLAQVFGYRDFRNGQREIIEHCLEGEDTLAIMPTGGGKSICYQIPAMLLPGVTIVVSPLISLMKDQVDSLIQSGVAAAYLNSSQPREQSSAVLRQLNFGELKLLYVSPERLLNGGFLERLAEVNVSLFAIDEAHCISQWGHDFRPEYAALGRLKQVFPYIPVMALTATADQATRESICQRLEINPFKWLSSFDRPNIRYTVVEKLNAAQQLSQFIKLQQGQNGIVYCTSRRRVDEVAERLKLQGVKAQAYHAGMDINERANIQDEFLKDHIDVVVATVAFGMGINKSNVRFVVHYDIPKSIEAYYQETGRAGRDGLDAEALLLFDPGDIGRVRHLIEQSEPGPQQLVESHKLNAMAAFAEAQTCRRQVLLHYFDEPSLESCGNCDVCLDPPTQYDGTEDAQKVLSCIYRLQQKYGINYLIDVLRGSQASLIVERGHNTLSTWGVGKNKSHEHWLSICRQLIHLGLASQDITRGSSVKLNPTARSVLKGEQMLMLAEPRMQFTVATRKSKSNSRAPQHYDRQLFAKLKALRRSLADELDIPPYLVFNDATLAEMSANMPTNNQQLLAVNGVGERKLERFGADFLAEINEYLARVC, from the coding sequence ATGCCCGACACTGTTGTTCATAATGCTGCTGATCCCCTATCTGATTGCCTTGCGCAAGTTTTCGGTTACCGAGATTTTAGAAATGGGCAACGAGAAATTATTGAACATTGTTTAGAGGGTGAAGATACGCTGGCGATTATGCCGACTGGCGGTGGTAAGAGTATTTGTTACCAGATCCCCGCTATGTTGTTACCTGGTGTGACTATCGTTGTTTCACCACTGATATCATTAATGAAGGATCAAGTTGATAGCTTAATTCAATCTGGTGTTGCGGCCGCTTATTTAAACTCGTCTCAACCGAGAGAGCAAAGCAGCGCTGTACTGCGCCAATTGAATTTTGGAGAGTTAAAACTGTTATATGTTTCTCCAGAGCGTTTGCTTAATGGTGGATTTCTTGAAAGGTTAGCTGAAGTAAATGTTAGCTTATTTGCTATTGATGAAGCACATTGTATTAGCCAATGGGGGCATGACTTTAGGCCTGAATATGCGGCGTTAGGTCGTTTGAAACAAGTATTTCCTTACATACCAGTTATGGCGCTCACTGCAACGGCCGATCAAGCTACACGTGAAAGCATTTGTCAGCGCTTAGAGATTAACCCTTTTAAGTGGTTATCGAGCTTTGACAGGCCCAATATTAGATATACAGTGGTTGAAAAACTCAATGCTGCTCAACAACTCAGTCAGTTTATTAAATTGCAGCAAGGTCAGAATGGTATTGTATATTGCACAAGTCGTCGCCGTGTTGATGAAGTTGCCGAACGCTTAAAGTTACAAGGTGTGAAAGCTCAGGCTTACCATGCGGGCATGGATATTAATGAGCGCGCTAACATTCAAGACGAATTTTTAAAAGATCATATTGATGTTGTGGTCGCAACGGTCGCTTTTGGAATGGGAATTAATAAATCAAATGTAAGATTTGTCGTGCATTACGATATCCCAAAAAGTATTGAAGCTTATTATCAAGAGACAGGACGAGCAGGGCGTGATGGTTTAGATGCAGAAGCCTTATTGTTATTTGATCCTGGTGATATTGGCCGGGTACGTCATTTAATTGAGCAGTCTGAGCCGGGGCCGCAGCAATTGGTCGAAAGCCACAAATTGAATGCGATGGCAGCATTTGCTGAAGCCCAAACTTGCCGACGACAGGTGTTATTGCATTATTTTGATGAGCCCTCATTAGAGTCATGTGGCAACTGCGACGTATGTTTAGATCCCCCCACTCAATATGATGGCACTGAAGATGCTCAAAAAGTGTTGTCGTGTATTTATCGTCTTCAGCAAAAATATGGTATCAATTACCTGATTGACGTTCTACGAGGATCACAAGCCAGCTTGATTGTTGAGCGAGGGCATAATACTTTATCAACTTGGGGTGTCGGCAAGAACAAAAGCCATGAACATTGGCTGAGTATTTGTCGTCAATTAATCCATTTAGGTTTAGCGAGTCAGGATATAACTCGAGGCTCATCGGTTAAGCTCAACCCGACCGCAAGAAGTGTGTTGAAAGGAGAGCAAATGTTGATGTTAGCCGAACCGAGAATGCAGTTCACAGTCGCTACTCGAAAATCGAAGTCAAACAGCCGAGCACCGCAGCATTATGATCGACAATTGTTTGCCAAGCTGAAAGCATTACGACGCAGTTTAGCGGATGAGCTAGATATTCCTCCGTATTTAGTGTTTAACGATGCAACATTGGCGGAGATGTCTGCCAATATGCCGACCAATAATCAACAGCTACTGGCTGTTAATGGTGTCGGTGAACGCAAGTTGGAGCGTTTTGGCGCTGATTTTTTAGCTGAAATTAACGAATATTTGGCTAGGGTCTGTTGA
- the coaBC gene encoding bifunctional phosphopantothenoylcysteine decarboxylase/phosphopantothenate--cysteine ligase CoaBC codes for MELKNKKILLGICGGIAAYKSADLVRKLKECGADVRVVLSQSAKEFITPLTLQALSGHPVADSLLDPNAEAAMGHIELARWAELVIIAPATANFIARLTAGMADELITTLCIATEAEVVICPAMNQQMYQHPVTQENLKTLALRGTKIWGPDCGSQACGEVGPGRLLEAVDITQRVITYFHHVSADKPLLGKRVMITAGPTREAIDPVRYISNHSSGKMGYALAVAARVLGAQVTIVSGPVALTCPSQIAKIDVESAEDMLKAVMTDIDKQDIFIGCAAVADYRIEQASSDKIKKSAEKMQLALTRNPDILATVSALPQRPFTVGFAAETSNVVDYARDKLKRKKLDMIAANDVSIADQGFNSDSNALQVIWDGGQHALPAMNKQILAHQLMSIIVENMSNK; via the coding sequence GTGGAGCTGAAAAATAAAAAAATTCTCTTAGGAATTTGCGGCGGAATTGCCGCTTACAAAAGTGCTGATTTGGTCCGAAAACTTAAAGAGTGTGGCGCCGATGTCCGAGTTGTCTTAAGCCAAAGCGCAAAAGAATTCATTACACCACTTACCTTACAAGCACTTTCAGGCCACCCTGTTGCAGACAGTTTGCTCGACCCTAATGCTGAAGCGGCAATGGGGCACATTGAACTGGCTCGCTGGGCTGAACTTGTGATTATTGCTCCTGCGACCGCCAATTTTATCGCAAGACTGACTGCTGGAATGGCGGACGAACTCATCACTACATTATGCATTGCTACCGAAGCAGAAGTTGTCATTTGTCCTGCGATGAACCAACAAATGTATCAACACCCTGTTACCCAAGAAAACCTAAAAACCTTAGCCCTGCGTGGTACGAAAATATGGGGGCCAGACTGTGGCAGTCAAGCATGTGGTGAAGTTGGCCCCGGTCGACTATTGGAGGCTGTTGATATCACGCAACGGGTCATCACATACTTTCATCACGTCAGCGCAGACAAGCCTTTGCTTGGAAAAAGGGTAATGATAACCGCAGGCCCGACTCGTGAAGCTATCGACCCTGTGCGTTATATTTCTAACCACAGCTCAGGAAAAATGGGCTATGCCTTAGCGGTTGCCGCTCGAGTTCTTGGCGCTCAAGTCACCATAGTATCAGGCCCTGTTGCTTTAACATGCCCAAGCCAAATAGCAAAAATTGATGTTGAATCAGCTGAAGATATGTTGAAAGCTGTAATGACGGATATCGATAAGCAAGATATTTTCATTGGCTGTGCTGCCGTCGCCGATTACCGCATTGAGCAAGCCTCTTCCGATAAAATAAAAAAATCAGCAGAAAAAATGCAGCTTGCACTGACACGTAATCCTGATATCTTAGCCACGGTTTCAGCACTTCCACAACGACCTTTTACGGTAGGTTTTGCTGCTGAAACCAGTAATGTTGTCGATTATGCTCGCGACAAACTCAAGCGTAAAAAATTAGATATGATTGCGGCAAACGATGTGTCAATTGCAGATCAAGGTTTCAATTCAGACAGTAATGCTCTTCAAGTTATTTGGGATGGTGGACAACACGCCTTACCCGCCATGAATAAACAGATCTTAGCCCATCAATTGATGTCGATTATTGTTGAGAATATGAGTAATAAATGA
- the slmA gene encoding nucleoid occlusion factor SlmA, giving the protein MAASPKKSRKEHILQCLAHMLETNPGQRITTAKLAAEVGVSEAALYRHFPSKARMFEGLIEFIEESILSRINLIMDEEKDTMRRCQLALQLLLMFAERNPGISRVLSGDALLGEHERLRERINNLFGKIETLLKQILREKTLREGQGFNLDEAVLANLLLAVAEGRISQFVRSEFKQKPTHNFNEQWQFIQKQLLQS; this is encoded by the coding sequence ATGGCTGCAAGCCCCAAGAAGAGTCGTAAAGAACATATTCTACAATGTTTAGCACACATGTTAGAAACCAATCCTGGACAACGCATTACGACAGCAAAACTTGCTGCTGAGGTTGGCGTATCTGAAGCGGCTTTATATCGTCATTTCCCAAGTAAAGCTCGTATGTTTGAAGGATTAATTGAGTTTATTGAAGAATCGATATTGTCGCGCATTAACTTGATCATGGATGAAGAGAAAGACACCATGCGTCGTTGTCAGCTAGCATTACAACTACTATTAATGTTTGCTGAGCGGAATCCGGGGATTTCCCGAGTCCTAAGTGGTGATGCACTTCTTGGTGAGCACGAACGTTTACGCGAACGCATCAATAATCTATTTGGTAAAATTGAAACTTTACTGAAGCAAATTTTACGCGAAAAAACATTGCGTGAAGGCCAAGGGTTCAATCTCGATGAAGCTGTATTAGCGAATTTACTGCTCGCCGTTGCTGAAGGTCGAATTTCACAATTTGTTCGCAGTGAGTTTAAACAAAAACCGACTCATAATTTTAATGAACAGTGGCAGTTCATTCAAAAGCAATTATTGCAAAGCTAA
- a CDS encoding outer membrane protein transport protein: MKLRILNAAIMTALFTSTTQVHAAGFQLAEYSSTGLGRAFAGEATIADNASAQAKNPALLIELKGRQVSAGAIYVMPNVDVPGDVSILSPLLGSAPLMMPASATDVADNAVVPNFYYSNQLNEHWTWGMAVNSNYGLATEVDATHAAALFGQHTSVKTVEFNPNIAFKVDDKLSLGAGVRVVYGDGELNASMPGWIEGLKANPNIPESIAQRLPAAGTSLKSLEGDDVAFGWQLGANYKLSANHRFGLAYHSGVELELKGTASGALYRNAQGKNIKFDGQLPLELPAFAEFSTHHQLSNNFAIHTSINWTQWSEFKELRAQFPGIEKPIDPSTDLPIANQVLKVENFEDNWRYAIGATYQVNPSLAMRAGMALDQTAVSDEYRTTTIPDSDRLWFSVGAGYQVSKNLNVDFGITYIKSRGEAPIIEKQAIKAPPGLPFENIAEIDFEGEAQGDVWLVGSQISYRF; the protein is encoded by the coding sequence ATGAAACTACGTATATTAAATGCAGCAATAATGACTGCATTATTCACTTCAACAACTCAAGTTCACGCTGCTGGCTTTCAATTAGCAGAGTACTCATCAACTGGTTTAGGCCGTGCTTTTGCTGGTGAAGCAACCATTGCTGATAATGCGAGTGCTCAAGCAAAGAACCCTGCATTACTTATCGAACTTAAAGGCCGCCAAGTGTCTGCTGGCGCAATTTATGTCATGCCAAATGTTGATGTGCCAGGAGATGTCTCTATTTTATCGCCTCTGCTAGGCTCTGCACCACTCATGATGCCTGCTAGTGCCACTGATGTGGCAGATAATGCGGTTGTACCAAACTTCTACTATTCAAACCAATTAAATGAGCATTGGACTTGGGGCATGGCAGTCAACTCTAATTATGGTTTAGCTACAGAGGTGGATGCGACTCATGCCGCAGCATTATTTGGTCAACATACCTCAGTGAAGACGGTTGAGTTTAACCCGAATATTGCATTTAAGGTTGACGATAAACTGTCTTTAGGCGCGGGTGTTCGTGTTGTGTATGGTGATGGTGAGCTCAATGCCTCGATGCCGGGGTGGATTGAAGGATTAAAGGCCAATCCTAATATTCCTGAATCAATTGCACAAAGATTACCAGCAGCAGGCACAAGTTTAAAATCACTTGAAGGTGATGATGTTGCTTTTGGCTGGCAATTAGGAGCAAATTATAAGTTGTCTGCAAACCATCGTTTCGGTCTTGCTTATCACTCGGGTGTCGAGCTAGAACTGAAAGGTACAGCCTCTGGTGCATTGTATCGAAACGCGCAGGGTAAAAATATAAAGTTTGATGGTCAGTTACCTCTTGAACTTCCTGCTTTTGCTGAATTTTCAACCCATCATCAATTGAGCAATAATTTTGCAATCCATACCAGTATCAATTGGACACAATGGAGTGAATTTAAAGAATTACGAGCGCAATTTCCTGGAATCGAGAAGCCTATTGATCCATCAACTGACTTGCCGATAGCCAATCAAGTGTTGAAAGTTGAAAATTTCGAAGATAACTGGCGATATGCCATCGGTGCAACATACCAAGTAAACCCATCGTTGGCAATGAGAGCGGGTATGGCACTCGATCAAACCGCTGTCAGTGATGAATATCGAACCACGACCATTCCTGATTCCGATCGTTTATGGTTTTCAGTCGGTGCAGGTTATCAAGTCAGTAAAAACTTGAATGTTGATTTTGGCATCACTTATATCAAATCTCGTGGTGAAGCTCCGATTATTGAAAAGCAAGCGATTAAAGCGCCACCAG
- the radC gene encoding RadC family protein, whose protein sequence is MAIKHWPEGEGPRDKLLTRGSSYLSDAELLAVIIGNGSKKLNAVELSRELVTTFGGLRALLSATTKQMCRLPGVGPVKCAQLQAVAELSKRLAQERLHRGPVLSNPDITRDYLIRQLADRNYEVFAVLMLDSQHRVIQFVELFRGTINAASVYPRELVELVLEKNAAAVIVCHNHPSGVAEPSLADKHITERIKNALVTIEVALLDHLVIGDQDIVSFAERGWIN, encoded by the coding sequence ATGGCAATCAAACACTGGCCAGAAGGAGAAGGGCCGAGGGATAAATTATTAACGCGGGGCAGCAGTTATTTGTCAGACGCTGAACTGCTGGCGGTGATCATTGGCAATGGCAGTAAAAAACTGAATGCTGTGGAACTGAGCCGAGAGTTAGTCACTACTTTTGGCGGATTAAGGGCGTTGTTGTCGGCAACAACGAAACAGATGTGTCGACTTCCGGGAGTAGGACCTGTAAAATGCGCGCAGTTGCAAGCTGTAGCTGAACTTTCAAAGCGTTTGGCGCAAGAGCGCTTGCATCGTGGTCCGGTGTTGAGTAATCCTGATATCACTCGTGATTATTTAATTCGACAATTAGCGGATCGGAATTATGAAGTGTTTGCCGTTTTAATGCTGGACAGTCAGCATAGGGTAATTCAATTTGTTGAGTTATTTCGCGGCACCATTAACGCCGCATCAGTTTACCCACGAGAATTGGTTGAACTGGTGTTAGAAAAAAACGCCGCAGCAGTGATCGTGTGTCATAACCATCCGTCAGGGGTTGCTGAACCAAGTCTGGCGGATAAACACATTACTGAGCGCATTAAAAATGCCTTGGTAACCATAGAGGTGGCTTTGCTTGATCACTTAGTTATTGGTGATCAAGATATTGTATCTTTTGCAGAGCGCGGATGGATTAATTGA
- the dut gene encoding dUTP diphosphatase: MKTPIELKILDSRIGSEYPLPEYATVGSAGMDLRAMIDTNIIIEPGETQLIPTGVAIHVADPGLAAVILPRSGLGHKHGIVLGNLVGLIDSDYQGPLMVSCWNRGNTPFSLDIGERLAQLVFVPVVQAQFKLVDEFNTSDRGDGGFGHSGTQ, translated from the coding sequence ATGAAAACACCAATAGAACTAAAAATCCTCGATTCACGTATTGGATCTGAATACCCACTTCCTGAATACGCTACTGTAGGTAGTGCAGGCATGGATTTACGTGCCATGATTGATACAAATATTATTATTGAACCGGGTGAAACTCAGTTAATTCCTACAGGAGTAGCTATACACGTAGCCGATCCAGGACTTGCCGCCGTGATCCTTCCTCGTTCAGGCCTTGGACATAAACATGGTATCGTGTTAGGTAATTTAGTCGGTTTGATTGACTCCGATTACCAAGGACCGCTCATGGTTTCGTGCTGGAATCGCGGAAATACTCCATTTTCATTAGACATTGGTGAACGTTTAGCACAACTGGTTTTTGTTCCTGTCGTGCAAGCACAATTTAAACTCGTTGATGAGTTTAATACTTCTGATAGAGGTGATGGTGGCTTTGGCCATTCAGGCACTCAATAA
- the rpmB gene encoding 50S ribosomal protein L28: MSRVCQVTGKRPMVGNNRSHAKNATRRRFLPNLQNHRFWLETEKRFVKLRISTKGMRIIDKKGIEVVVAELRARGEKV; encoded by the coding sequence ATGTCAAGAGTATGCCAAGTAACTGGCAAGCGTCCAATGGTTGGTAACAACCGTTCACACGCAAAGAACGCGACTCGTCGTCGCTTTTTGCCTAACCTACAGAACCACCGTTTTTGGTTAGAAACTGAAAAGCGTTTTGTTAAGTTGCGTATATCTACTAAAGGTATGCGTATTATTGATAAGAAAGGTATTGAAGTTGTTGTTGCTGAACTTCGTGCCCGTGGCGAGAAGGTATAA